In Vanessa atalanta chromosome 3, ilVanAtal1.2, whole genome shotgun sequence, one genomic interval encodes:
- the LOC125077291 gene encoding elongation factor G, mitochondrial → MTLLNLFRIGSLSRIAKKSTTLQIQNFSSYVKYAEHKQLEKIRNIGISAHIDSGKTTLTERVLFYTGRIDQMHEVKGKDNVGAVMDSMELERQRGITIQSAATYTIWKDHNINIIDTPGHVDFTVEVERALRVLDGAVLVLCAVGGVQSQTLTVNRQMKRYSVPCLAFINKLDRLGANPERVLKQMRSKMHHNAAFIQLPIGLEKECQGILDLVEEKAMYFEGDYGENVRLDEIPQDRRAEVKEKRHELIEHLSNVDENLGELFLEEKTPTIDQLKQAIRRVTLKRTFTPVLVGTALKNKGVQPLLDAVLDYLPHPGEVENTALIDEKKGAEGQTIVLDPARDGSKPFVGLAFKLEVNKFGQLTYLRCYQGLLKRGDNIFNARTGKKVKISRLVRMHSNNMEEVNEVLSGDIFALFGVDCASGDTFVNDGKLQLAMESIHVPDPVVSMSIKPKNNKDRDNFSKAVARFTKEDPTFHFRYDSDNKETVVSGMGELHLEIYAQRMEREYNCPVDLGKPKVAFRETLMSACSFDYLHKKQSGGAGQYARVVGVLEPLPPHQNTVLEFVDETIGTNVPKQFIPGVERGFIDTCQKGYLSGHKISGVKFRLQDGAHHIVDSSELAFFLAAKGAVKEVFDDGAWQILEPIMYVEVTMPDEFHGTVIGQLNKRGGIVTGTEGAEGWTTICAEVPLNNMFGYAGELRSMTQGKGEFSMEYSRYSPCLPDVQEQLIRKYQEEMGILPDQKKKKN, encoded by the exons atgacGTTACTAAATTTATTCCGAATAGGTTCATTATCTAGAATTGCTAAAAAGTCAACTACACTACAAATTCag AATTTTTCTTCCTACGTTAAATATGCCGAACACAAGCAACTGGAAAAAATTAGAAACATCGGTATATCTGCTCACATTGACTCGGGCAAGACCACACTTACAGAAAGAGTTTTATTCTATACAGGCCGGATAGATCAAATGCATGAG gtTAAAGGTAAAGATAATGTTGGTGCTGTTATGGATTCCATGGAGTTAGAAAGACAGAGAGGAATTACAATACAATCTGCAGCTACATATACAATATGGAAGGATCATAATATCAACATTATCGATACACCTGGTCACGTTGACTTTACAGTAGAAGTAGAGAGAGCGTTAAGAGTGTTAGATGGAGCTGTGTTAGTACTTTGTGCTGTCGGTGGTGTCCAGAGTCAAACATTAACAGTAAACAGGCAAATGAAGCGTTATAGCGTTCCATGTTTagcttttataaacaaattggaTAGGCTAGGTGCAAATCCTGAAAG ggTTTTGAAACAGATGCGTTCCAAAATGCATCATAATGCTGCATTCATCCAGTTACCAATAGGTTTAGAGAAAGAATGCCAAGGAATATTAGATCTTGTTGAAGAGAAGGCTATGTACTTTGAAGGAGATTATGGTGAAAATGTTCGGTTAGATGAAATTCCTCAAGACCGAAGAGCCGAAGTGAAGGAAAAGAGACATGAACTTATTGAACATTTGTCAAATGTTGATGAAAACTTAG gTGAATTATTCTTAGAAGAAAAGACACCAACCATCGATCAATTGAAACAGGCCATAAGACGTGTAACATTAAAGCGAACATTTACACCAGTTTTGGTAGGCACTGCATTAAAAAACAAAGGTGTACAACCTTTACTGGATGCGGTATTAGATTATCTGCCACATCCTGGAGAAGTTGAAAACACAGCCCTTATTGATGAGAAAAAGGGCGCAGAAGGTCAAACCATTGTATTAGATCCTGCTAGAGATGGTTCAAAACCGTTTGTAGGTTTAGCGTTTAAGTTGGAAGTTAATAAGTTTGGTCAACTTACATATCTGAGATGTTATCAAGGATTGTTGAAGAGAGGAGATAATATCTTCAATGCTAGAACGGGTAAAAAG gttaaGATATCCCGTCTGGTGCGTATGCACTCAAACAATATGGAAGAAGTAAACGAAGTTCTCTCCGGTGATATCTTCGCGTTATTCGGTGTAGATTGCGCGTCAGGAGACACTTTTGTCAACGATGGCAAACTGCAATTAGCAATGGAGTCGATACATGTACCAGATCCCGTGGTATCGATGTCCATCAAGCCCAAGAACAATAAGGATAGAGATAACTTCTCGAAGGCTGTTGCAAG ATTCACGAAAGAGGATCCAACATTCCATTTCCGCTACGACAGCGACAACAAAGAGACAGTTGTATCCGGCATGGGAGAACTGCATTTGGAGATATACGCTCAACGTATGGAGAGAGAATACAATTGTCCTGTTGACCTGGGCAAACCAAAGGTTGCATTCAG GGAGACGCTGATGTCGGCGTGCTCGTTCGACTACCTGCACAAGAAGCAGTCGGGCGGCGCGGGGCAGTACGCGCGCGTCGTGGGCGTGCTCGAGCCGCTGCCGCCGCACCAGAACACCG TTTTGGAATTCGTCGATGAGACGATAGGAACAAACGTCCCCAAACAGTTTATACCGGGTGTGGAGCGAGGTTTCATAGACACGTGCCAGAAAGGTTATCTGTCTGGACACAAAATATCCGGCGTCAAGTTCCGGTTACAAGATGGCGCTCATCACATCGTTGATTCTAGTGAATTGGCCTTCTTTTTGGCTGCCAAGGGTGCTGTCAAAGAAG TGTTCGACGACGGCGCGTGGCAGATCCTGGAGCCGATCATGTACGTGGAGGTGACGATGCCGGACGAGTTCCACGGCACCGTCATCGGGCAGCTCAACAAGCGCGGCGGGATCGTCACGGGCACGGAGGGCGCGGAGGGCTGGACCACCATCTGCGCCGAGGTGCCGCTCAACAACATGTTCGGATACGCGGGCGAGCTCAG GTCAATGACCCAGGGTAAAGGCGAGTTCAGCATGGAGTACAGTCGATACTCGCCCTGCCTTCCCGACGTGCAAGAACAGTTGATACGTAAATACCAAGAAGAAATGGGCATCCTGCCCGACCAGAAGAAGAAAAAGAACTAA